A stretch of DNA from Ricinus communis isolate WT05 ecotype wild-type chromosome 4, ASM1957865v1, whole genome shotgun sequence:
GAGGTGGAAACAGGAGGCTAATGCAAGAAATAGGTGGGTGATCTCTTCTCTATTGTTTTAGCTGATGGTTTTGGTATGACACACTCAtgaaacattaaaaaaaaaaaaaaatgaggtGTAATCTAAATCATAATTTCGGGTATTTGATTAGACTGTGGAGGATTGTGCAAGGTGAGGTGCAGCCTCCATTCAAGGCCAAACACATGCAACAGGGCATGTGGCACGTGCTGTGAAAGGTGCAAGTGTGTGCCGCCTGGCACATCAGGTAACCGAGAAGTATGTGGGAAATGCTACACTGAGATGACCACTCACGGAAACAAGACCAAATGCCCTTGAGCTTAATTCCCTTGTAAGAGAGGCTTCTCCTCTGTTTGTTATGTGTTTTTTttgccttttccttttccgTCTCTTCTTAAGCTTGACAGGAGCGAAatatgtacatatatatatatatatatatatatatatgcactTGTGATTGTTGCATGTGGTTATATTGAAGATAAAATTTGTTTTGCAAATGCGTGATCCCCTGCTGTTTAGACCTAATGCCTTTACCACTAGCATGTGCTTTGCCATTATTTTGTTTCTACATTTGAGACTCTTAGGCCCACCCTACCCCTTGAAGCATGTCCAACCGAAAAACACACAAATATGGGTTGGGCTTGGACCCCAGAGCACTGTAAGCTGTAGAGTGTAGGTTGATCAGAGTTGCTGTTGATCTTAATTAATCATAgatttatatatctatatagagagagagagagaaagagaatgaaaaaaaaaaaaaaagatgtcCCACATATGTATGATTATGATTtagaaagggaaagaaaataattcagtAAGCTTATGCATGGACTTGAAATAGGTTTACAGAAAAAGATCATTTACTTTACTTAATTACATATCGTCTTCTTGGCCTTTGGTCCACACTTAGAGCTTGCTTACAATTGCTGAGACGTAAGCTTTTCACAGCAGCCATAAATCCATACTAACAAGGCAGAAGCCTTGCTtaactatattttcttttttgagttttgaaaatggataaattatattttgaaaggGCATATCTGAAAGAGAAATAatgtctaaaatatttaagttttaaatctatttcttttcaatagTCAATACTAATTCTAAACACACtcctaattttcttttaaaatttaattaaactattttcttttgcaaa
This window harbors:
- the LOC8258113 gene encoding snakin-2 isoform X2: MAVRLLLLSAVLMFCLAEVSSDLKPGVRGGNRRLMQEIDCGGLCKVRCSLHSRPNTCNRACGTCCERCKCVPPGTSGNREVCGKCYTEMTTHGNKTKCP
- the LOC8258113 gene encoding snakin-2 isoform X1; amino-acid sequence: MAVRLLLLSAVLMFCLAEVSSDLKVFFCSLLQPGVRGGNRRLMQEIDCGGLCKVRCSLHSRPNTCNRACGTCCERCKCVPPGTSGNREVCGKCYTEMTTHGNKTKCP